Genomic segment of Ardenticatena maritima:
CCGAAGGACCGTGACTGCTCGCTCGACTTGCATGTGTTAGGCGCGCCGCCAGCGTTCATCCTGAGCCAGGATCAAACTCTCCGTGAAATATTATCGCCGTAGCGATTGAGAGTCTGTATCCGGAATTGACGGCTCGTTTTACTCTTTCCAGGCACGATTCAGTTGTAAAGGTGCAAACCGGCATAAGAAAACCCACCGGATGATACGGCTCCCGATGGGCGTTTTCTCTTGTTTGTGCCAGTTTTGAAAATCTGCTTTTCGCAAGCGCGGCGGAGATCGTATTCAAAACCGCTTGCTTGTCAAGTGAGCGCCTTCACTTGTTTCCGGCGCTTCTTTTATCGGAGAGGTACTGTCTGGCTGACAGTACGTCGCGGAACCACTTTTTGCAGACTTCTAAGGTGCTTGCTGTCTCACTTTCCCGCCCCTCCGAGGGCTTCGCCACCCGGCGAGCAGTGCTCCGTGCGACAGCGTCGGGTACTATATCCGAAATGCGTGTTTTGTCAAATCGCCCTTTTCACTTGTCAGCATGCCGCAAAGATAGTCCACCACTTCAATCCAAAGGGCAATGCAACTATACTTTTCCGGGAAGGGAATGAACCTGCCAAGAAATTTCGATCGGATGGAGCCCTGTCTATGTCCTTTCATCCAAAACGCTTTGCCCTCCTTGCGTGGGGGCTTTTGCTGACATGCTACCTGGCATACACCGCCTACTATCACGTAAGCCCATTGACTGTTGCCCAACAACTCGCCGAGTTCTTGCGTGACAACCCTTTGGGCCCCTTGCTTTACATTGCTGTATACGCCGTCCGCCCGCTTTTCTTCTTTTCAGCGACGGCACTGACCGTCATCGGCGGCACGCTGTATGGTCCCTGGCTTGGCGTTCTGCTCGTCATCATCGGCGCGAACGTGTCCGCGTTGGTGGCGTACACGCTCGCTCAAACACTTGGCGCCACCCTGCTGGATGAACACGTCAGCGCGCGCATACAACCCTATATCGAACGTATGCGCCGCAATGCGTTCGAGACCATTCTGATTCTGCGATTCATGTTCATCCCCTACGACGCAGTGAATTACACCGCCGGTCTCTTGCGGATTCCTCGCCGCGCTTTCCTCGCCGCGACCATCATCGGCTCTATTCCCGGCACGCTTTCTTTCGTGCTGTTTGGCGCCTCGGTTGAAGAAAGCCTGCAAACCCAACGCCCAACCGTCAACCCGCAACTACTCGCGCTCTCGGCTGTGCTCTTTCTCGTCAGTCTGGCTTTCTCGTGGTACGTCCGCACCCGTGAGCGCACAGGCACGCTTGTTGAAAAAGAAGCGGATTCCCAGGAAAAAGCACAATAGGCAATACCCAAACAACGTGTTCGGCGCTATACTCTTCCTTAAGAGTGCAGGTCGAAAAGCGAGCAAGCAACAGTATGAACAGACGGCATCAGGCCACCCTCATTTACGACGGTGATTGCGGTATCTGCCAATGGACGGCGGAATGGGTTCGGAAGCGCGACCGCCAACACCGCCTGCATATCGTCCCGTTCCAAGCCATCGAACCCGGAGAGGTAGCCCCAGGCTTGACGCGCGCTGATTGTGCGCGCGCCGTCCACCTCATCACGCCCGAGGGTCGCCGATTTCGCGCCGCCCGTGCCATGTTTGAAACACTCCGCCTACTCTCGCCGCCCTGGCGGTGGATTGGCACACTCTGCGCCCCATTCAGCCCGCTTTTCGAGCCAGCGTATCACCTCATCGCACGCTCGCGTCATCGTCTTTCGCGCTGGCTGGGGCTCGACGCCTGCCGCCTGCCTGAACCAACCGACCCTCACCGCCCAAGCAAGCCATGACACACAAGCCTTCTGTCCATTTACCCACCCCGCTGGAAACGCTTGCTCCCCTGATTGAAGCCACATTGCAGGAAAGCGCCGACCCGGAGCAAGCGCGTACGTTCCTTGCGCACTATCTCCAACACGCTTCCCCCCACCTGTTGGAAACATTGCGACAAACGCCGCGCCTTGTCCAAATGCTCATTCTGCTCTCTGGGGGGAGCCGCTTTATCGCCACACTCTTGCAACGCACGCCCGATTTGCTCGAAGGCTTGCGCGATATTCGCACGCTCACAACACCCAAAAGCTCAGCACAATTTCATCTGGATAGCCAAACAGCGCTGGAAGGCACGCACGGGCACGACGCCTTGCTGACCCTGCGGCGCTACCAGCGTTGGGAACTGCTGCGCATCGGGGCTGCCGACTTCTTTGGGCTACTGGACACCGCCACCATCACCGAGCAACTTTCTCTGCTGGCGGAAACATGTGTGCGCATGGCGTTGCAACTCGCCGCCAACGACACCAACACAGACCCCAAAGGATTGTGCATTCTCGCCTTCGGCAAACTCGGCGGCTACGAATTGAATTACAGCTCCGACATTGACCTGGTTTTTCTGGCGGAAGAAAACGGCTTTGCGTATGAACGCCTGGCACGCCGCACGGTGGACATTCTCACACGCAACAGCGAAGAAGGGTTTCTCTACCGCGTGGATTTGCGCTTGCGTCCCTGGGGGCGCGTGGGGGTGCTGGTTCCATCACAAGCCGCCTACGAGCGCTATCTGCGCGAAAACGCGCGCGCGTGGGAACGCCAGGCGCTGTTGAAAGCACGCCCCATCGCAGGCGACCTGCAACTGGGATACACCTTTTTGCACACCGCCCAGCCGCACATCTTCACCGACGAATCCCATGAAGATGTGCGCCTCAACGTGCACGCGATGAAAGCGCGCATCGAAGCCTTTTTGAAAGCCACCGGGCGCTCGTGGGGTGAAGTCAAACTGGGGGCGGGTTCTATCCGCGATATCGAATTTGTCGCGCAATACCTGCAACTGGCGCACGGCGCACGCCTGCCCGCTATTCTTACCCCCAACACGCTCGACGCCCTGCAACGTCTGCTGGCGCATCACCTGCTTTCCGATGAAGACGAGCGCATCCTGCGCGAAGGCTATCTCTTTTTGCGCACGGTTGAGCACGCCCTGCAACTGCGCGATTTTCGCCAAACCCACACCCTGCCCGACGACCCCAACACATTGCGCCAACTGGCACGCCGCCTGGGATTTGAAGGCGACCACGCCGCCGACGACTTCCTGGCGCAGTACGAAGCGCATACGAGCGCAGTGCGCCGCGTGTATGAGCGCCACCTTCTGCCGAACGCCCAACAGACCATCAGCGCCCCCACCAACGACACCGTCGCCGACCATGTGGCACGCCTGGCGCCATCCTACCGCGAAATTTTCACGCCGCAGGAAATTCAAATGCACGCCGCTTTTGCCGCCAGCCTGGATGAACAAACCCCCGTCCATGTGCATGCGGAGCCTGACGGCGAGAACTGGCGGCTCACGATTGTGGGCTACGACGCGCGTGGGGCGCTTTCCATCATCTGCGGTTTGCTCTTTGCCTATGGCGCCAACATTTTGGACGGGCAAATCTTCACCTATGAACCCGACACCCAAACACACCACCGCCGCAAACTGGTGGACGTTTTCACCATCGCCGGCAACGAAACGCTCTCATTCGCCACATGGTCGGCGTATGAAGACGAATTGCGCGCCCTCTTCCGCCATCTCTTGCGCGATGACCGCGACACCGCCCGCCATGCCATCATCGAACGGTTGAGCAGCCGCCTGGCCGCCGAACACCCCATCCCCGATACGCTCTATCCGGTTGAGATTGAGATTGATAACGACGCCGACCCGCACTACACCGTGCTTCACATTCAATCGCGCGACACAGTGGGGTTTCTTTTTGAGTTGAGCAACGCGCTCACCATCAACGGCATTGACATTGCTCGCGTGGTGGTACGCTCCGAGGGGGAACAGGTTCACGACACGCTTTGGGTCACCGACCGCGAAGGGCGCAAAATCACCGACGAACACCGCTTGCGCCAACTGCGCGCCGCCATCGTGCTCGTCAAACACTTCACCCACTTGCTCCCGCATTCCCCCAATCCGGTGCAAGCCCTGCGCAGTTTCCGCGATTTCCTCGCCAATCTCTTTGCCAATCCGAACTGGCCCGACGAATTCGCCACACTGGAACGCCCCAAGGTGCTTGACGCCCTCGCCCGCTTGTTGGGCGTGAGCGAGTTTCTGTGGGAAGACTTCTTGCGCATGCAACACGACAACCTTTTTCCCGTGGTGCAGCATGTGGAGACGCTGGATTGGGGAAAAAGCGCCCCGCAAATGACGCTGGAACTGGAAACGCTGCTTGCCGAGGCGCAGACACTGGAAGAACGCAAGCGCGTGCTGAATGCGTACAAAGACCGTGAAATGTTCCGCATTGATATGCGCTACATTTTGGGGCGCACCCCCGCCTTTGAGCATTTTGCCGCCGAATTGAGCGACCTTGCCGAAGTGGTGGTGAACGCCGCGCATCACATCGCCGAGGCGCATTTGCACACGCAATACGGCACGCCGCGCACCGCCGCAAACACGCCCGCCCGCCTCGCTATTTTCGCATTGGGCAAGTTTGGCGGGCGAGAATTGGGCTTTGCTTCGGACATTGAGTTGCTGTTCGTGTATGAGGGCAACGGAACGACGACCGGTCCCACGGTGATTACCACCGCCGAATACTACGAGCGCCTGGTGGCGCTCTTCCTGCAACTTCTGGAATCGCGCCGCAAGGGCATCTTCGAGATTGATTTGCGCTTGCGCCCCTACGGACGCGCGGGCAGCCTGGCGGTACCCATTGCCGCGTTCGAGCGCTACTTTGCCCCCGATGGTCCCGCCTGGCCGTATGAGCGCCAGGCGCTGGTGCGCCTGCGCCCTGTGGGGGGCGACGTTGCGTTGGGGGCGCGCATCATGGCACTGCGCGACACGTTCGTGTACACAGGGCGCCTCTTCGACGTCGCCGCCATGCGTGCCATGCGCGAACGCCAAATCCGCCAACTGGTGCGCCCCGGCACGTTCAACGCCAAATTCAGCCCCGGCGGGCTGGTGGACGTGGAGTACACAGTGCAGGCGCTGCAAATCACCTATGGGCATCGCTCGCCAGCCCTGCGCGTGCCCAATATCCGCCAGGCGCTCCACGCGCTTTACGACGCCCATCTGCTCGACCGTGAGGAATACGCCACGCTCCGCAGCGCCCACATCTTTTTACGCCAACTGATTGAAGCCTTGCGCATTGTGCGCGGCAACGCCGAGGATTTGACTGTCCCCCAGGCTGACACCGAAGCCTTCCGCTACCTTGCACGGCGGCTTGGCTATGGGCAACACGCCCACCAACTTGATGACGATATCCGCCGTGTGGCGCAAGAGGTGCGCGACACGAGCACGCGGGTTCTGCAAAAAATT
This window contains:
- a CDS encoding TVP38/TMEM64 family protein produces the protein MSFHPKRFALLAWGLLLTCYLAYTAYYHVSPLTVAQQLAEFLRDNPLGPLLYIAVYAVRPLFFFSATALTVIGGTLYGPWLGVLLVIIGANVSALVAYTLAQTLGATLLDEHVSARIQPYIERMRRNAFETILILRFMFIPYDAVNYTAGLLRIPRRAFLAATIIGSIPGTLSFVLFGASVEESLQTQRPTVNPQLLALSAVLFLVSLAFSWYVRTRERTGTLVEKEADSQEKAQ
- a CDS encoding thiol-disulfide oxidoreductase DCC family protein, producing MNRRHQATLIYDGDCGICQWTAEWVRKRDRQHRLHIVPFQAIEPGEVAPGLTRADCARAVHLITPEGRRFRAARAMFETLRLLSPPWRWIGTLCAPFSPLFEPAYHLIARSRHRLSRWLGLDACRLPEPTDPHRPSKP
- a CDS encoding [protein-PII] uridylyltransferase family protein; translated protein: MTHKPSVHLPTPLETLAPLIEATLQESADPEQARTFLAHYLQHASPHLLETLRQTPRLVQMLILLSGGSRFIATLLQRTPDLLEGLRDIRTLTTPKSSAQFHLDSQTALEGTHGHDALLTLRRYQRWELLRIGAADFFGLLDTATITEQLSLLAETCVRMALQLAANDTNTDPKGLCILAFGKLGGYELNYSSDIDLVFLAEENGFAYERLARRTVDILTRNSEEGFLYRVDLRLRPWGRVGVLVPSQAAYERYLRENARAWERQALLKARPIAGDLQLGYTFLHTAQPHIFTDESHEDVRLNVHAMKARIEAFLKATGRSWGEVKLGAGSIRDIEFVAQYLQLAHGARLPAILTPNTLDALQRLLAHHLLSDEDERILREGYLFLRTVEHALQLRDFRQTHTLPDDPNTLRQLARRLGFEGDHAADDFLAQYEAHTSAVRRVYERHLLPNAQQTISAPTNDTVADHVARLAPSYREIFTPQEIQMHAAFAASLDEQTPVHVHAEPDGENWRLTIVGYDARGALSIICGLLFAYGANILDGQIFTYEPDTQTHHRRKLVDVFTIAGNETLSFATWSAYEDELRALFRHLLRDDRDTARHAIIERLSSRLAAEHPIPDTLYPVEIEIDNDADPHYTVLHIQSRDTVGFLFELSNALTINGIDIARVVVRSEGEQVHDTLWVTDREGRKITDEHRLRQLRAAIVLVKHFTHLLPHSPNPVQALRSFRDFLANLFANPNWPDEFATLERPKVLDALARLLGVSEFLWEDFLRMQHDNLFPVVQHVETLDWGKSAPQMTLELETLLAEAQTLEERKRVLNAYKDREMFRIDMRYILGRTPAFEHFAAELSDLAEVVVNAAHHIAEAHLHTQYGTPRTAANTPARLAIFALGKFGGRELGFASDIELLFVYEGNGTTTGPTVITTAEYYERLVALFLQLLESRRKGIFEIDLRLRPYGRAGSLAVPIAAFERYFAPDGPAWPYERQALVRLRPVGGDVALGARIMALRDTFVYTGRLFDVAAMRAMRERQIRQLVRPGTFNAKFSPGGLVDVEYTVQALQITYGHRSPALRVPNIRQALHALYDAHLLDREEYATLRSAHIFLRQLIEALRIVRGNAEDLTVPQADTEAFRYLARRLGYGQHAHQLDDDIRRVAQEVRDTSTRVLQKIEEDGKREPG